One Enterococcus silesiacus genomic window carries:
- a CDS encoding 6-phospho-beta-glucosidase: MTLDKNFLWGGATAANQAEGGVLESGRKLSNIDVLPCGEDRKKVALGELEMLDWQDGYYYPAKEAIDMYHRYMEDIQLFAEMGFKVYRMSLSWSRIFPNGDDAEPNEEGLAFYEGIFKELRKHQIEPLVTIAHFDVPIHLIKAYGGWKNRQLIEFYTRYAETVLKRYKGLVKYWLTINEINILLHQPFVGGGIIFKEGENQEEIKYQAAHHQLVASALATKIAHEVDSKNQVGCMLAGGSHYPYTCRPEDYQEAINRDREGYFFIDVQARGKYPNYALKKLAREGLNIVMEAGDEEILAASPVDFVTFSYYCSRTVSAHSEDYEQSTGNIFASIKNKNLPSTEWGWQIDPLGLRNSLNQLYDRYQKPLFIVENGLGAIDRPDDNGYVEDEYRIDYLRKHIQAFKDAVEIDGVELLGYTTWGCIDLVAASTGQMSKRYGFIYVDRDDEGNGTLERSKKKSFYWYQQVIETNGENLSSKNLNVGK; encoded by the coding sequence ATGACTTTAGATAAAAATTTCTTGTGGGGTGGGGCAACAGCTGCAAACCAAGCAGAAGGCGGTGTATTAGAAAGTGGCAGAAAGCTTTCTAATATTGATGTATTACCATGTGGTGAAGATCGTAAGAAAGTAGCTTTAGGTGAGTTGGAAATGTTAGATTGGCAGGACGGCTATTATTACCCTGCAAAAGAGGCAATTGATATGTACCATCGTTATATGGAAGATATTCAATTATTTGCGGAAATGGGGTTTAAAGTTTATCGAATGTCATTGTCATGGTCTCGTATTTTCCCTAATGGAGATGATGCTGAACCAAATGAGGAAGGTCTTGCATTCTATGAAGGTATTTTTAAAGAATTAAGAAAGCATCAAATTGAACCATTAGTAACGATTGCTCACTTTGACGTACCCATTCATTTGATTAAAGCTTATGGTGGTTGGAAGAACCGTCAGTTGATTGAATTTTATACACGGTATGCTGAAACAGTTTTAAAACGGTATAAAGGCTTAGTTAAGTATTGGTTAACAATTAATGAAATCAACATCCTACTACATCAGCCTTTTGTTGGTGGAGGCATTATCTTTAAAGAAGGTGAAAATCAAGAAGAAATTAAATATCAAGCTGCGCATCATCAACTAGTAGCAAGTGCTTTAGCAACTAAAATTGCCCATGAAGTTGATTCAAAAAATCAGGTTGGTTGTATGTTGGCAGGTGGTAGCCATTACCCCTATACGTGTCGCCCAGAAGACTATCAAGAAGCAATTAATCGTGATCGCGAAGGCTATTTCTTTATTGATGTCCAGGCACGGGGAAAATACCCAAATTATGCCTTAAAAAAATTAGCACGAGAAGGTTTAAATATTGTAATGGAAGCAGGAGATGAGGAAATCCTTGCAGCATCACCAGTTGATTTTGTGACCTTTTCTTATTATTGTTCACGAACGGTTAGTGCACATTCAGAAGATTATGAGCAATCAACTGGCAATATTTTTGCTTCAATAAAAAATAAAAACTTACCTTCAACTGAATGGGGTTGGCAGATTGATCCATTAGGTTTAAGAAACTCCTTAAATCAACTATATGATCGCTATCAAAAGCCTTTATTTATTGTTGAAAATGGCTTGGGGGCAATTGATAGGCCAGATGATAATGGGTATGTAGAAGATGAGTACCGCATTGATTATTTACGAAAACATATTCAAGCATTTAAAGATGCCGTAGAAATTGATGGCGTAGAATTACTTGGATATACAACTTGGGGCTGTATTGATTTAGTTGCTGCTAGTACAGGACAAATGAGTAAGCGTTATGGGTTTATTTATGTGGATCGTGATGACGAAGGAAACGGAACCTTAGAGCGTTCTAAAAAGAAATCTTTTTATTGGTATCAGCAGGTAATTGAGACAAATGGGGAAAATCTTTCTAGTAAAAATTTGAATGTGGGGAAGTAA